From Mauremys mutica isolate MM-2020 ecotype Southern chromosome 15, ASM2049712v1, whole genome shotgun sequence, one genomic window encodes:
- the LOC123350015 gene encoding neuronal pentraxin-1-like, which produces MYVKVKRTLHHEIFAFTVCLWLKSSSAPGVGTPFSYSVPGQANELVLIEWGNNPMELLINDKAATLPLAIHDAKWHHICVTWSTRDGVWESYQDGVRRGSGENLAPWHPIKPGGVFILGQEQDTLGGRFDATQAFIGELADFHVWSHVLAPGEVYRLATCAGRARGDLVSWAEGTVELHGGVAKLPFNACH; this is translated from the exons ATGTACGTCAAGGTGAAGCGGACGCTGCATCACGAGATCTTCGCTTTCACGGTCTGCCTCTGGCTCAAGTCCAGCTCAGCGCCTGGTGTCGGCACCCCCTTCTCCTACTCCGTGCCTGGCCAGGCCAACGAGCTGGTGCTCATTGAGTGGGGCAACAACCCCATGGAGCTGCTCATCAACGACAAG GCTGCCACCTTGCCCCTGGCCATCCACGATGCCAAGTGGCACCACATCTGCGTGACCTGGTCGACGCGGGACGGCGTCTGGGAGAGCTACCAGGACGGGGTGCGGCGGGGCAGCGGGGAGAACCTGGCCCCCTGGCACCCCATCAAGCCAGGGGGCGTCTTCatcctggggcaggagcag gacacgCTGGGCGGCCGCTTCGACGCCACGCAGGCCTTCATCGGGGAGCTGGCCGACTTCCACGTGTGGAGCCACGTCCTGGCGCCGGGCGAGGTCTACAGGCTGGCCACCTGCGCCGGCCGCGCCCGCGGTGACCTCGTGTCCTGGGCCGAGGGCACCGTGGAGCTGCACGGGGGCGTGGCCAAGCTGCCCTTCAACGCCTGCCACTGA
- the CYTH2 gene encoding cytohesin-2 produces MEDGVYVPPDLTPEERLELENIRRRKQELLVEIQRLRDELSEAMNEVEGLEANEGSKTLQRNRKIGMGRKKFNMDPKKGIQFLVENELLHNTPEEIARFLYKGEGLNKTAIGDYLGEREDFNIAVLHAFVDLHEFTDLNLVQALRQFLWSFRLPGEAQKIDRMMEAFAQRYCLCNPGVFQSTDTCYVLSFAVIMLNTSLHNPNVRDKPTVERFITMNRGINDGGDLPEELLRNLYDSIRNEPFKIPEDDGNDLTHTFFNPDREGWLLKLGGRVKTWKRRWFILTDNCLYYFEYTTDKEPRGIIPLENLSIREVEDPRKPNCFELYIPNNKGQLIKACKTEADGRVVEGNHMVYRISAPTQEEKDEWIKSIKAAVSVDPFYEMLAARKKRISVKKKQEQA; encoded by the exons ATGGAGGACGGAGTCTATG TGCCCCCGGAcctgacccccgaggagcggctGGAGCTGGAGAACATCCGGCGGCGGAAACAAGAGCTGCTGGTGGAAATCCAGCGGCTGCGGGATGAGCTGAGCGAGGCCATGAACGAGGTGGAGGGTCTGGAGGCGAATGAGGGCAG CAAAACCCTTCAGAGGAACCGGAAGATAGGGATGGGCCGCAAGAAATTCAACATGGATCCTAAAAAG GGCATCCAGTTCCTGGTGGAGAACGAGCTGCTGCACAACACGCCCGAGGAGATCGCCCGGTTCCTCTACAAGGGGGAGGGGCTCAACAAGACGGCCATCGGGGACTACCTGGGGGagag ggaGGACTTCAACATCGCCGTGCTGCACGCCTTCGTCGACCTGCACGAGTTCACCGACCTCAACCTGGTGCAGGCGCTGCG GCAGTTCCTATGGAGCTTCCGCCTGCCCGGGGAGGCCCAGAAGATCGACCGCATGATGGAGGCCTTTGCCCAGCGTTACTGTCTCTGCAACCCTGGCGTCTTCCAGTCCACAG ACACCTGCTACGTGCTCTCCTTCGCCGTCATCATGCTGAACACCAGCCTGCACAACCCCAACGTGCGGGACAAACCCACCGTGGAGCGATTCATCACCATGAACCGGGGCATCAACGACGGGGGCGACCTGCCCGAGGAGCTGCTGCGG AACCTGTACGACAGCATCCGGAACGAGCCGTTCAAGATCCCGGAGGACGACGGGAACGACCTGACCCACACGTTCTTCAACCCGGACCGGGAGGGCTGGCTGCTCAAGCTGG GCGGGCGCGTGAAAACCTGGAAAAGACGCTGGTTCATCCTGACTGACAACTGTCTGTACTACTTCGAGTACACCACG GACAAGGAGCCGCGGGGGATCATCCCACTGGAGAACCTGAGCATCCGGGAGGTGGAGGATCCCCGCAAGCCG aactgcTTTGAGCTCTACATTCCCAACAACAAGGGCCAGCTGATCAAGGCCTGCAAGACGGAGGCCGACGGGCGGGTGGTGGAAGGGAACCACATGGTCTATCGCATCTCGGCCCCCACGCAGGAGGAGAAGGACGAGTGGATCAAATCCATCAA GGCTGCCGTCAGCGTGGACCCCTTCTACGAGATGCTGGCCGCCCGCAAGAAGCGCATCTCGGTCAAGAAGAAACAGGAGCAGGCGTGA
- the KCNJ14 gene encoding ATP-sensitive inward rectifier potassium channel 14, translated as MGPEPLRDEEEEEEEGAGGPPRRSRFVKKDGHCNVEFVNLGEKSQRYLGDLFTTCVDARWRWLALLFSLAFVLSWLLFGLAFWLVAALHGDLGPPPGPRPPCFTQVTGLLGAFLLSLETQTSIGYGSRSVTEECPAAVLAVVLQCVAGCLLDAFLLGAVMAKMAKPKKRNQTLLFSRCAVVALRDGKLCLMWRVANLRRSHLVEAHVRAQLLQPRMTPEGEFLPLDQRDVDVGFDSGTDRLFLVSPLTVVHEIDDASPFYGLGPAQLARADFELVAILEGMVEATAMTTQCRTSYLPGELRWGHRFAPVLARCRRGRYRVDFRHFHRTYPVPGTPRCSARELGQQRPSPPRASFCYVNELALREQEEEEEDGAMGGLGAPET; from the exons ATGGGGCCCGAGCCGCTGcgggacgaggaggaggaggaggaggagggggccggggggcccccccgccgcagccGCTTCGTGAAGAAGGACGGGCACTGCAACGTGGAGTTCGTCAACCTGGGCGAGAAAAGCCAGCGGTACCTGGGCGACCTGTTCACCACCTGCGTGGACGCCCGCTGGCGCTGGCTGGCCCTGCTCTTCTCCCTGGCCTTCGTGCTCTCCTGGCTGCTCTTCGGCCTGGCCTTCTGGCTGGTGGCCGCCCTGCACGGCGACCTgggccccccgcccggcccgcgcccgccctgcttcacccaggtcaCCGGCCTGCTGGGCGCCTTCCTGCTCTCGCTGGAGACCCAGACCTCCATCGGCTACGGCTCGCGCAGCGTGACCGAGGAGTGCCCGGCCGCCGTGCTGGCCGTGGTGCTGCAGTGCGTGGCCGGCTGCCTGCTGGACGCCTTCCTGCTGGGGGCCGTCATGGCCAAGATGGCCAAGCCCAAGAAGCGCAACCAGACGCTGCTCTTCAGCCGCTGCGCCGTGGTGGCCCTGCGGGACGGCAAGCTCTGCCTCATGTGGCGCGTGGCCAACCTGCGCCGCAGCCACCTGGTGGAGGCCCACGTCCgcgcccagctgctgcag ccccgcatgACCCCCGAGGGCGAGTTCCTGCCCCTGGACCAGCGGGACGTGGACGTGGGCTTCGACAGCGGCACCGACCGCCTCTTCCTGGTCTCGCCCCTCACCGTGGTGCACGAGATCGACGACGCCAGCCCCTTCTACGGGCTGGGGCCGGCCCAGCTGGCCCGGGCCGACTTCGAGCTGGTGGCCATCCTGGAAGGCATGGTGGAGGCCACGGCCATGACCACGCAGTGCCGCACCTCCTACCTGCCGGGCGAGCTGCGCTGGGGCCACCGCTTCGCCCCCGTCCTGGCCCGCTGCCGCCGCGGGCGCTACCGGGTCGACTTCCGCCACTTCCACCGCACCTACCCGGTGCCCGGCACCCCCCGCTGCAGCGCCCGGGAGCTGGGTCAGCAGCGCCCCAGCCCCCCACGCGCCTCCTTCTGCTACGTTAACGAGCTGGCCCTGCgcgagcaggaggaggaggaggaggacggggCCATGGGCGGCCTCGGGGCCCCGGAGACGTga